In Schistocerca gregaria isolate iqSchGreg1 chromosome 9, iqSchGreg1.2, whole genome shotgun sequence, a single genomic region encodes these proteins:
- the LOC126292192 gene encoding CST complex subunit STN1-like isoform X2 gives MQGNRRLQSCYIPVKLWIADISNMRQHHIFTFAYIFKGRFTKSVDIMGTVTSRAEYASFFIYIVDDGTGAIVCKLNKNLKIDEDRYEELLLSKRRIAESPMPAHVKQARLSFMEKVMTKADAARELLDLGTTVHIQGKVYERYERRQVFVTDI, from the exons ATGCAAGGAAATCG GAGATTACAATCTTGCTACATTCCAGTGAAATTATGGATAGCAGATATCAGTAACATGCGCCAACATCATATTTTCACGTTCGCTTACATTTTTAAAGGAAGATTCACAAAGTCTGTTGATATTATGGGAACAGTGACTTCAAGAGCGGAATATGCATCGTTCTTTATATACATTG TGGATGATGGTACAGGAGCCATTGTATGCAAACTTAATAAGAACTTAAAAATAGATGAAGACAGGTATGAAGAACTTCTGCTTTCAAAGAGGAGAATTGCTGAATCCCCTATGCCAGCCCACGTGAAGCAG GCAAGACTTTCTTTTATGGAAAAAGTGATGACAAAAGCTGACGCAGCACGTGAACTTTTGGATCTGGGCACAACAGTACATATTCAGGGCAAGGTATACGAGCGTTACGAGAGGCGCCAAGTGTTCGTGACAGACATCT AG
- the LOC126292192 gene encoding CST complex subunit STN1-like isoform X1 yields the protein MKVNARKSVKYERLQSCYIPVKLWIADISNMRQHHIFTFAYIFKGRFTKSVDIMGTVTSRAEYASFFIYIVDDGTGAIVCKLNKNLKIDEDRYEELLLSKRRIAESPMPAHVKQARLSFMEKVMTKADAARELLDLGTTVHIQGKVYERYERRQVFVTDI from the exons ATGAAAGTGAATGCAAGGAAATCGGTAAAGTATGA GAGATTACAATCTTGCTACATTCCAGTGAAATTATGGATAGCAGATATCAGTAACATGCGCCAACATCATATTTTCACGTTCGCTTACATTTTTAAAGGAAGATTCACAAAGTCTGTTGATATTATGGGAACAGTGACTTCAAGAGCGGAATATGCATCGTTCTTTATATACATTG TGGATGATGGTACAGGAGCCATTGTATGCAAACTTAATAAGAACTTAAAAATAGATGAAGACAGGTATGAAGAACTTCTGCTTTCAAAGAGGAGAATTGCTGAATCCCCTATGCCAGCCCACGTGAAGCAG GCAAGACTTTCTTTTATGGAAAAAGTGATGACAAAAGCTGACGCAGCACGTGAACTTTTGGATCTGGGCACAACAGTACATATTCAGGGCAAGGTATACGAGCGTTACGAGAGGCGCCAAGTGTTCGTGACAGACATCT AG